A stretch of DNA from Staphylococcus equorum:
CAGCTAATTTTCCGGTTGCGACATGAATAATTTCTAAAGCAGCTGATCCATAAGCTCTGGCACTCCTGGATTCTTCTACTATAGGTTTAAATAATTCTCCTAAACGAGGCTTGGTTAGCCAATTAGGATTAATGCCAATAATACTTGTACTTAAAGTTGTCGATTTTATTTCAGGAAGTCGATTTTCATTCTCGAATGCTCCTTCTCCAACCTTAGCGTGATATAGTGCATCGTTCATCACATCATATACAAATCCTGCATATGGCTGCCCATCATTATAAATACCGATAGAAATTGCAAAATTTTCTTTTTGATGAACAAAATTCAATGTGCCATCAATTGGATCAACTACCCACACAACCCCCGTCACGTTGTTAAGGTCATGACCATGCCCCTCTTCACCAATGACATGGTGGTTAGGATATGTTTTTAAAATATTTTCAAAAATATAGTTTTCTGTAGCTTTATCTACATTAGTCACTAAATCATTAGGATTTGATTTTGTTTCTATCTCTATATCTTCTTTCATTATTTTTTTTACATTATTCCCTGCCTCTAATATGAGACCTTTAGCAAACTCGTAAACAGTCATTGTATCAGCTCCTTATGGACTTCTCATTATACAGTAATTAATACTTAAAAAGTTAATACTTAACTTTTCTAATTTCTAATAATAATATGTATAAAAATATATTTTGTATATTTTATGATTTCTTACATGTATACCCTATTTAGTCTTTTCTACACGTGCACCATAAAGTTATGTTTTAAGGTGCGCAAAATGGGCAAAGACAATGTTAAACCAATTATATTATGCTACAATACAAACGTAAATAATGTTTACAGGAGGCCCCAATGACTAAATACATATTTAAACCTAAAGATTTCAAAGCATTCACAGTTGATGGTCTTGATGCAAGAATGGAAGCGTTAAATGAACGTATCCGACCACAACTTAATGAATTAGGTGATTATTTCGCACAATATTTAGAAACAGTAACCGGTGAAAAATTTTATCCACACGTAGCTAAACATGCACGTCGAAAAGTTAACCCACCAAAAGATACATGGGTCGCATTCGCTACAAATAAACGCGGTTATAAAATGCAACCTCATTTTCAAATAGGTCTGTTTGAAAATCAATTATTTGTCATGTATGGTATCATGCATGAAACAAAAGACAAAGCACAACAAATAAAAGCTTTCGAGGACCAATTTGAAACACTTAAAAATTTACCAAATGACTATAGCATTAGTCCTGATCATATGAGCCAAGAAAAATTTTACATCCATGAAATGTCAGATGAAGACCTAACAAAAGCGCTCAATCGTGTTAAAGAAGTTAAAAAAGGTGAGTTCTTTGTAGCTCGTACATTGTCACCAAATGCTGAACAATTACAAAGCGATAAAGTCTTTTTAAACTTCCTCGAAGAAACCTTCGAACAATTACTCAAATTCTATAAATAATTCATCTGATATATCTAAAAAGCACGTTACTTAAAATAAATTTAAGTAACGTGCTTTTCTATTTTTACCAATTTATCTTTATAAATGATTGTCAGATACATTTAGTAAATATACGGGTCATCATCTTTTTTTCGTTTCATTTCTGCCTCAGGATCCATATCTTGCTGCTGGGGCTTTTGTTTTTCTTTTTCGTTATTATAAATATTATAATTTGGCATCTGATTGATGTGATTAGCTTGATTATTGTCGTCTTTTTTAACAAATAGCATAATACCAACAATAAACCATAAAATCATCGCAATAAAGTTGCCACCAAACATACCAATAATAGCAGAAACGATAAATAAACATCCTGCGAGTATGCGATTGCCTTTAATCGTAAATACTGCAATAAAAGCTAAAATCGTTGAAATAAGTGTAAAGACACCTTGGAATATGATAGAAGCTTTAAATGCTTCTGGCGACATTTCTACACCTTGTTGTTGGTTCATTTCATTAAACACTTCTTTAAATTCTGGCACGTTGATGAACGCATATACAATTATCGAAAATATTAAGAAAATTAAACTAAGACTATTTGCTATCCAAGCTAGAATACGTTCTGTTTTCCTACTCATACTCTTCCTCCTATAAATTCATTAATTATATCATAGCAAATTTATGAATAATTAAAAATAACCACGACCTATCGCTAAATAATATTATGTTAGAGCAATATAAATAAAAACCCGATTGCCGCACATCATGTGAGCAATCGAGTTTATTAATCGAATAACAAATGGAATTGTTTTAAAAATAACACAACTTTTATTATGATTTGTCTTTTGTTTCAGAATCATTTTGTTCTTTAGACTTTGCATCTTGTGATTCTTCGGCATCTTGCGAAGTGATTTTCTTACGTTCTTCGAAATTCTTTCTACGCTGATTGGCTGCACTTGGTTGTTGTTTACGTTTTTCTTTTTCACGTTTTCTGCGTTCTTTTTTCTCTTGTTTAATACGTGCTTTTTCTTCTGCTTTTTCTTGTTTCAATCTTGCAGCTTCTTCTGCTTCTTCTTGTTTACGGCGTTGTTGTTCTTCTTGCTCAGCTTGTTTTCTTTGTTGCGCTTCGTATGCTTCTTGTTTACGGCGTGCTTCTTCTTCCGCCATACGTTGATTTTCTAATTCTGTTTCATTATCTTGTTGTTTTTCTTGCTCATTCGTTACTGCATCTTTGCTATTTTGGTCTTCGTTGGCAACTGCTTCACCATCTTCATTATATACATTGCTAACTTGACCGAATTCATCTTCAGTACTTTGACTGTCATCTTTAACATTATTGTGTTTTCTTTGCTTATAATTATATTTTGCTTGTCTAGAAAGTACTTGTGGTTCTTCATCAGATGCATTATTTTCAGAGTTTACTTTTTCTGCAACTTCAGAACTATAACCGCCTCTTCTTAATTGATTATCATTACTTTGTTGTTGTTCTACGTCAGAAGTTTGTTGCTTTTCAATGTATTGAGGTGAGTTCGGTTCTGATTGTTGCTCATAATCTGAAAAACGTTCTTGGTATCCTTCTGCATAATATGCAGGCACCGTTTCTACCTTTTCTTTTCGTGCAAACATCATGATTGCCACGATTAAAAATAGAATTGGGATAATTAGCGGTACAAATAGCAACACTAATGGTAACGTCACTATCGTTGCGACTAAAAATAAGAATCCTGATAAAATTCTTATATTCATTGAAATTAAGGCTAAAAATGATAAAAGCAAACAAACGATGAAATATACTATAATCGCCCACACGCCATTTTGTAGCCATATTACAAATTGGATTGTATTTAATCCATTATTCGCTAATATTTGTTGAATAAAATCATTGCCATTCAATGAAGTCTCCAAATTTTGTATTGATGCTTCACTACTAAATGATACTAGTGCAATAAACATCGTAATAATGGTTAGTAATAATAAGAATATCCAACTCAACCAACCTAATACTTTTTCTGCTAGTCGACTCACCGGGCGTCTAACTTGAGTATATTGCTCTCCTGACATGTCTTTACAACTCCTTATATTGCTTGTCAAACTATTATATCGAATTAACGATAAAATAACTACTAACTATGACTTATTTTAGTGACATTTTAAAATTTAAAAATCTTTCATTATATTCACTTAATGTCTCTTTCCCTAAATCTTTATAAACTTCTAAATTAGCTTGTTCTTCCTTTGTAGGATAAAACCGCTCATCATTTTTTATGCTTGCAGGCAATTGTGCTCTTGCTGATTTATTAGGCGTCGCGTAGCCCACCCATTCTGTATTTTGTTTACTATGCTCTGCATCTAATAAAAAGTTCATAAACTTATAGGCACCTGCTTTATTTTGTGTTGTCTTAGGTATAACCATATTATCAAACCACAGATTTGAACCTTCTTTAGGAACTACATAATCAAATTCTTCATTTTGTTGTACAATTGGAGCTGCTACACCGCTCCATACTACTGCAACATTTGCTTCATGCTGTTCTAACATCATTGAAATTTCATCACCTACTACGCCTTTTACATTAGGACCTAAATGTGTTAAATTTCTCTCAGCTTCTGCTAAATATGATGAATGTGTCTCATTTAAACTATAACCTAATTTATTTAAAGCTACACCTATAATTTCTCTCGCACCATCTACTAATAATATATCATTTTTATATTTCACTTTATAAAGCTGATTCCACGATTCAAAGTTATCATTTGGATATACATTTTTATTGTAAAGAATACCCACAGTACCAAAAAAATAAGGTATTGAATATGTATTATCTTCATCAAATGGCATATCGAGATAATCTGAATCAAGATTTTTCATATTAGGCAGTTTCTCATGATTTAGAGGTAATAACAATTGTTGTCTTTTTAATTTTTGCACTGTATAGTCACTCGGAAAAGCAACATCATAATGAGTGCCGCCATTTTTTATTTTGGCCTCCATCGCTTCGTTTGAATCAAAAGTTTCGTAGACGACTTCAATTCCTGTTTCTTTTTGGAATTGTTTTAACAAGCTAGGATCAATATATTCTCCCCAATTATAAATATAAATTTTTTCACCAGTGCTAGAATGATGTTTTGAAGTGAATTTTTGACTGATAAATAAACATATCAAACCAACGATGATAGAAATTATAATTAACTGTAAAAAACGTTTCATTATAATATACCCCGTTTCACTTGTTTTTTATGCTTAAGCACATTTTTAATTAAATAATAACCAAGTATACCGAACATAATCACGACAAATAAAAGTGTAGATATTGCATTTATTTCCATGCTAATACCTTTTCTTGCCATTGCATAAACTTCCACAGAAAGCACACTAAATCCATTACCGGTAACAAAGAAACTGACAGTGAAATCATCTAATGAATAGGTCAATGCCATAAAAAAGCCACCTATAATTGCTGGCATCAACTGAGGTAACATGACCTTATTCAAAACTTGAAACTCCGTTGCACCTAAATCACGTGCCGCATTTAACGTATGGTTATTCATTTCATACAGTTTAGGTAACACAATGATTACCACAATAGGAATACAAAAAGCAACATGTGAAATAAGTACCGTCATCAACCCGAGACCCATACCAGTAAAATGTCCGATTGCTGTAAACATAATCAAAAATGAAGCGCCTATAACAACATCAGAAGACACTAATAAAACATTATTTAATGTAAGTAATGAAACCTTTATTTTTTTATTTTTTAAATGATATAAACCAATCGCACCTAGTGTTCCTATCACAGTAGCAAATGCAGCGGCTAACAATGCTACACCTATCGTATTAAAAATAACAGACATTAACCGGTCGTTACTAAATAATGATTGATAATGTTCTAAAGTAAACCCATCAAAATGAACCATATTACCAGCAGCATTAAATGAATAAACCATTAAAAATAAAATTGGAGCATATAAAACAGCGATTAATATGCCGATATATATTTTTCCATACCATTTCATATGATTCACCTTTTCCCATTCGTAGGTTTAGTATTTGTAATAATTAAGACTAGCGCCATAAATACAATTAAAAACAACGCAATCGTAGAACCCATTCCATAGTTTTGTATCACTAGAAATTGTTCTTCTATCGCCGTCCCAATATTAATCACTTTATTTCCTGCAATTAGTCTTGTAATCATAAAAAGCGATAATGCTGGTATAAATGTGACTTGAATTCCTGTCAATACGCCTTGCTTCGTGAGTGGTATAATAATTTTTCTAAATGTTGTTAGCCTGCTCGCACCTAAATCACTTGAAGCTTGCAAAATATTATTAGGAATATCCTTCATACTATTGAAAATAGGTAAAATCATAAATGGAATGTAAATATAACTTGCTACTATTAAAAACGCAGGAACAGTAAATAACAATTCCATTTTAGGCAAAGATAAAACATTCAATATTTGATTGATAATACCATCATGACTGAATATGCCTATAAATGCATAGGTCTTCAGTAGTAAATTAATCCAAGTTGGTACAATCAGTATAAGTAACCATACATTTTGATATTTAGATGAACTTATAAAATACGCAGCTGGATAGCTTATAAGTAGCGTCATACACGTAATCGCTGCCGCAAAACATACCGAGTCCCAAATCATTTTGAAATATTTGAGTGAAATCAACTTTTTATAATTTTCCAATCCAAAATGTCCTTGTATATCAATGAATGAGAAATAAACAAGAAGGATTACTGGAACAACGATAAATAAAACCATCCACAGTATATAGGGTATAAATAGATATGTATTAATCTTGCGCATGATTTATTTCCTCGTAACTTTGAATACGCTTATCAAATTCAGCTTCACTTTCACCTGGCACCATAATATGAATTGTTTCTGGCTCAAAGTATAAACCCACTTTACTATTAACTTCTGCTTTTTTAGTAGAATGAACTAACCATTTATAACCTTTACTATCAGTACAATTGATTTCATAATGTACTCCTCTGAAAAGCATAGAAACAACTGTCACTTCGAATAAACCTTGCTCTGATTGTACCAAGGATATATCTTCTGGCCTAATCACTACTTCTACTTGCTCTTGTGGTGAAATACCCATATCTACACATTCTAAATCTTGACCATAGATGTTCACCACATAATCCTCAATCATAGTACCCACAATAATATTTGATTCTCCAATAAAATCTGCAACAAAGCGATTTACAGGTTCGTCGTATATATCAGTAGGTGTGCCAAATTGTTGAATTTCACCATTTTTCATTACAAATATATAATCACTCAGCGCTAAAGCTTCTTCCTGATCATGTGTAACAAAAATAAATGTTATACCTAATCTAGACTGTATTTCTCTTAATTCATATTGCATTTGGGTTCTTAATTTTAAATCCAGTGCTGATAAAGATTCATCTAATAATAATATTTCTGGTTCATTCACAATCGCACGTGCAATTGCAATACGCTGTTTTTGCCCCCCACTCATACTTTCAATTGTTCTATCTTCATAACCAGTGAGTTTTACAAGTTTTAATGCTTCTTGCACTTTTTTATTTATGTCGCTTTTGTTCATTTTCTTTAGTTTTAATCCAAAAGCAATATTATCATAGACATTTAAATGAGGAAATAAAGCATAGTCTTGAAATACTGTATTCACTTTGCGTCTGTTTGATGGTATATGATTAATTGTCTGATTTCGATATATAATATCCCCTTCATCGGCTTGTTCAAATCCTGCGATAAGTTTTAAAATTGTTGTTTTACCACAACCAGAAGGCCCAAGTAATGTATAGAAATGACCTGACTCAATATCTATATTGATTTTATTTAATACTGGTATATCATCATAAGCTTTACTTACTGCGCTGAAAGATAATAACGGATTCATTTGTGTTTCCTCCTATAAATATGACGTGGTTGTAACAATCATAACTTGAGTTTCATTTGGTGTAGGATTATGTATTTTTATGACGTGCACTATAATAAAATTTCGCAAAAAAAGCTATATACTGTTTACTTTTATCAAACATTTTGTTTAATGCTTAATAAAAATATCAGAATATAGCTTACATGACAATAGTTATTTTTTCGTTGCGCTAAAAAACGTTTGACTGTTGTCAGTTTGAACTGTTTTAACAGCTTGGTAACTATTATATCCACTACTTTTTTCGAATTCTTTAAAAATCTGTTTTTCTTCTGCTTTCCCAGGAACGATTGTTTTAAATTGCTTGTAGCGATCAATTAATAATTTTCCTTCTACTTCAGATTCATAAAAAGATTCCACAGCATTGAAAAATGACACAACTTGCATCATTTCGTCATTTGACCAATCAAGATCTATTGGATATTGATACTCCATATAAGCATGCCTCCTACTTTTCCATTGAATATTTATAGTTAAAGTTTATTTTAGATATTACATTTTAAAATGAAAAAGGAGCGGGACAGAAATCAAAATTTGATTTCATATTCCCGCCCCCACAAGGCTATCGTTATATCTGTTACAACAATGAAATTACATTGTGTGTACTGGTAAACCTATAGCTTTTTCAGCTGCTTCCATAGACATTTCACCTAATGTTGGGTGAGCATGTACAGTTAATGCTAAATCTTCAGCATTCATACCAGCTTCGATTGCTAAACCTAGTTCAGAAATAATATCAGATGCGCCAGTACCAACTACTTGAGCACCTACTAAAGTATTATCTTCTTTAAGCGTAATAAGTTTAACAAAGCCAGTAGTGTCATCTAATGATAACGCACGGCCATTAGCTGCATAAGGGAATTTAGAAGCAGTAATTTTTAATCCTTCTTCTTTAGCTTGAGCTTCTGTATAACCTACTTGAGCAAGTTCTGGCTCAGTGAAACATACAGCAGGCATACCGATGTAATCTACTTCTGATGCTTCACCAGAGATTACTTCAGCTGCAACTTTAGCTTCATAGCTTGCTTTATGCGCAAGTGGTAAACCAGGAACAATATCACCGATTGCAAAAATGTTTTCAATTGAAGTACGGCTTTGTTTGTCTACCTCGATTAATCCACGTTCTGCAAATTTAAGACCTAATTCTTCTAAGCCTAATTCGTCAGTGTTAGGACGACGACCTACAGTAACTAATACGTAATCAGCATCAATTGTTTGTTCTTCGCCTTTTACTTCGTAAGTTACTTTAACACCGTCTTCAGTTTCTTCAGCAGATTTAGCCATAGCTTCAGTTACAATATCAACGCCTTTTTCTTTCATGCCTTTTTTAACAGGTTGAGTCATTTGTTTTTCAAAACCGCCTAAGATATCTTTAGCGCCTTCTAAAATAGTAACTTCAGAACCA
This window harbors:
- a CDS encoding inositol monophosphatase family protein — protein: MTVYEFAKGLILEAGNNVKKIMKEDIEIETKSNPNDLVTNVDKATENYIFENILKTYPNHHVIGEEGHGHDLNNVTGVVWVVDPIDGTLNFVHQKENFAISIGIYNDGQPYAGFVYDVMNDALYHAKVGEGAFENENRLPEIKSTTLSTSIIGINPNWLTKPRLGELFKPIVEESRSARAYGSAALEIIHVATGKLAGYITPRLQPWDFAGGHIILNEVGGKGTDLMGDALSIYEPSSIVMANKQLHAELIEQHFQKNNEIIGLLQQRLKNK
- a CDS encoding YktB family protein, which codes for MTKYIFKPKDFKAFTVDGLDARMEALNERIRPQLNELGDYFAQYLETVTGEKFYPHVAKHARRKVNPPKDTWVAFATNKRGYKMQPHFQIGLFENQLFVMYGIMHETKDKAQQIKAFEDQFETLKNLPNDYSISPDHMSQEKFYIHEMSDEDLTKALNRVKEVKKGEFFVARTLSPNAEQLQSDKVFLNFLEETFEQLLKFYK
- a CDS encoding DUF4064 domain-containing protein; the protein is MSRKTERILAWIANSLSLIFLIFSIIVYAFINVPEFKEVFNEMNQQQGVEMSPEAFKASIIFQGVFTLISTILAFIAVFTIKGNRILAGCLFIVSAIIGMFGGNFIAMILWFIVGIMLFVKKDDNNQANHINQMPNYNIYNNEKEKQKPQQQDMDPEAEMKRKKDDDPYIY
- the auxB gene encoding lipoteichoic acid stability factor AuxB, producing the protein MSGEQYTQVRRPVSRLAEKVLGWLSWIFLLLLTIITMFIALVSFSSEASIQNLETSLNGNDFIQQILANNGLNTIQFVIWLQNGVWAIIVYFIVCLLLSFLALISMNIRILSGFLFLVATIVTLPLVLLFVPLIIPILFLIVAIMMFARKEKVETVPAYYAEGYQERFSDYEQQSEPNSPQYIEKQQTSDVEQQQSNDNQLRRGGYSSEVAEKVNSENNASDEEPQVLSRQAKYNYKQRKHNNVKDDSQSTEDEFGQVSNVYNEDGEAVANEDQNSKDAVTNEQEKQQDNETELENQRMAEEEARRKQEAYEAQQRKQAEQEEQQRRKQEEAEEAARLKQEKAEEKARIKQEKKERRKREKEKRKQQPSAANQRRKNFEERKKITSQDAEESQDAKSKEQNDSETKDKS
- a CDS encoding ABC transporter substrate-binding protein, translating into MKRFLQLIIISIIVGLICLFISQKFTSKHHSSTGEKIYIYNWGEYIDPSLLKQFQKETGIEVVYETFDSNEAMEAKIKNGGTHYDVAFPSDYTVQKLKRQQLLLPLNHEKLPNMKNLDSDYLDMPFDEDNTYSIPYFFGTVGILYNKNVYPNDNFESWNQLYKVKYKNDILLVDGAREIIGVALNKLGYSLNETHSSYLAEAERNLTHLGPNVKGVVGDEISMMLEQHEANVAVVWSGVAAPIVQQNEEFDYVVPKEGSNLWFDNMVIPKTTQNKAGAYKFMNFLLDAEHSKQNTEWVGYATPNKSARAQLPASIKNDERFYPTKEEQANLEVYKDLGKETLSEYNERFLNFKMSLK
- a CDS encoding ABC transporter permease, yielding MKWYGKIYIGILIAVLYAPILFLMVYSFNAAGNMVHFDGFTLEHYQSLFSNDRLMSVIFNTIGVALLAAAFATVIGTLGAIGLYHLKNKKIKVSLLTLNNVLLVSSDVVIGASFLIMFTAIGHFTGMGLGLMTVLISHVAFCIPIVVIIVLPKLYEMNNHTLNAARDLGATEFQVLNKVMLPQLMPAIIGGFFMALTYSLDDFTVSFFVTGNGFSVLSVEVYAMARKGISMEINAISTLLFVVIMFGILGYYLIKNVLKHKKQVKRGIL
- a CDS encoding ABC transporter permease, producing the protein MRKINTYLFIPYILWMVLFIVVPVILLVYFSFIDIQGHFGLENYKKLISLKYFKMIWDSVCFAAAITCMTLLISYPAAYFISSSKYQNVWLLILIVPTWINLLLKTYAFIGIFSHDGIINQILNVLSLPKMELLFTVPAFLIVASYIYIPFMILPIFNSMKDIPNNILQASSDLGASRLTTFRKIIIPLTKQGVLTGIQVTFIPALSLFMITRLIAGNKVINIGTAIEEQFLVIQNYGMGSTIALFLIVFMALVLIITNTKPTNGKR
- a CDS encoding ABC transporter ATP-binding protein, whose product is MNPLLSFSAVSKAYDDIPVLNKINIDIESGHFYTLLGPSGCGKTTILKLIAGFEQADEGDIIYRNQTINHIPSNRRKVNTVFQDYALFPHLNVYDNIAFGLKLKKMNKSDINKKVQEALKLVKLTGYEDRTIESMSGGQKQRIAIARAIVNEPEILLLDESLSALDLKLRTQMQYELREIQSRLGITFIFVTHDQEEALALSDYIFVMKNGEIQQFGTPTDIYDEPVNRFVADFIGESNIIVGTMIEDYVVNIYGQDLECVDMGISPQEQVEVVIRPEDISLVQSEQGLFEVTVVSMLFRGVHYEINCTDSKGYKWLVHSTKKAEVNSKVGLYFEPETIHIMVPGESEAEFDKRIQSYEEINHAQD
- a CDS encoding UPF0223 family protein produces the protein MEYQYPIDLDWSNDEMMQVVSFFNAVESFYESEVEGKLLIDRYKQFKTIVPGKAEEKQIFKEFEKSSGYNSYQAVKTVQTDNSQTFFSATKK
- the lpdA gene encoding dihydrolipoyl dehydrogenase — protein: MVVGDFPIETDTIVIGAGPGGYVAAIRAAQLGQKVTIVEKGTLGGVCLNVGCIPSKALLHASHRYDETKNSENLGVIAESVSLNFNKVQEFKQSVVEKLTGGVEGLLKGNKVEIVKGEAYFVDNNSLRVMDEKSAQTYNFKNAIIATGSRPIEIPNFEFGNRVIDSSGALNLQEVPGKLVVVGGGYIGSELGTAFANFGSEVTILEGAKDILGGFEKQMTQPVKKGMKEKGVDIVTEAMAKSAEETEDGVKVTYEVKGEEQTIDADYVLVTVGRRPNTDELGLEELGLKFAERGLIEVDKQSRTSIENIFAIGDIVPGLPLAHKASYEAKVAAEVISGEASEVDYIGMPAVCFTEPELAQVGYTEAQAKEEGLKITASKFPYAANGRALSLDDTTGFVKLITLKEDNTLVGAQVVGTGASDIISELGLAIEAGMNAEDLALTVHAHPTLGEMSMEAAEKAIGLPVHTM